In one Streptomyces marincola genomic region, the following are encoded:
- a CDS encoding nuclear transport factor 2 family protein, with amino-acid sequence MSPQPEADATRAVVQDLLVRLGEGPPERIAELYAEQVDWRLDWPESAHGRAATPWIRHRTTRADVADHYRELAGHHVRGEADTQVERVLVDGEDAVVLGEIRQTAESTKRAYRARFALHLTVTDGLITRQHTYEDSLAVAEAFDESA; translated from the coding sequence ATGTCCCCCCAACCCGAAGCGGACGCGACGCGCGCCGTGGTGCAGGATCTCCTCGTCCGGCTGGGCGAGGGCCCGCCCGAGCGCATCGCCGAGTTGTACGCGGAGCAGGTCGACTGGAGGCTCGACTGGCCGGAGTCCGCGCACGGCCGCGCCGCCACGCCCTGGATCCGCCACCGCACCACGCGTGCGGACGTCGCGGACCACTACCGCGAGCTGGCGGGGCACCACGTCCGCGGCGAGGCGGACACCCAGGTCGAACGCGTGCTCGTGGACGGCGAGGACGCGGTCGTGCTCGGTGAGATCCGGCAGACCGCGGAGTCGACGAAGCGTGCCTACCGGGCCCGTTTCGCCCTGCACCTCACGGTGACCGACGGTCTCATCACGCGCCAGCACACCTACGAGGACAGCCTCGCCGTCGCCGAGGCGTTCGACGAGAGCGCGTAG
- a CDS encoding alpha/beta fold hydrolase, with protein MDSRRSVPCVVATGRHDAFFPPRVLAPAVRDRLGAGLRVVDGAGHLVLDEKPATVAEMVNELHAAVNGPSRPPGQ; from the coding sequence ATGGACTCGCGGCGCTCGGTGCCGTGCGTGGTGGCGACGGGGCGCCACGACGCCTTCTTCCCGCCACGCGTTCTCGCGCCGGCGGTACGCGACCGGCTGGGCGCCGGGCTCAGGGTCGTCGACGGCGCGGGGCACCTGGTACTGGACGAGAAGCCCGCGACGGTCGCCGAGATGGTGAACGAGTTGCACGCCGCCGTGAACGGGCCGTCCCGTCCCCCGGGCCAGTGA
- a CDS encoding Gfo/Idh/MocA family protein, with translation MSEDPVRFGIVGSGWRAEFFLRLARALPDRLAVTGVVTRTAARGAEVTAAWGVPAFRSAAELVAADRAPEFVVPSVPWSRTGPVTAELVALGVPVLAETPPAADLPGLREVWRAAGGSGLVQVAEQYPLMPGHVARRAVVEAGAVGEVTSVQLSSTHSYHAVSLIRHLLGTGFEPATVTARSFTAPLADPLTKDGWSDDLAPRQAATTLALLDFGGRTALYDFTDNQWWNPLRARRMVVRGSLGEIVDDTVVRMADPRTPMTSSLTRRTTGTDLNLEGRELHHISFDGRVVYRNAYVGASFSEDDLAVVDLLCRTGAWARGQGPEPYPLAEGCQDHLIGLAISESARTGTPVTTTREPWAS, from the coding sequence ATGAGCGAGGACCCCGTACGTTTCGGCATCGTGGGCAGCGGCTGGCGCGCGGAGTTCTTCCTGCGGCTGGCGCGGGCGCTCCCCGACCGGCTCGCGGTGACCGGCGTGGTGACGCGAACGGCCGCGCGCGGCGCGGAGGTGACGGCCGCCTGGGGCGTGCCCGCGTTCCGGAGCGCCGCGGAACTCGTCGCGGCCGACCGCGCACCGGAGTTCGTGGTGCCGAGCGTGCCGTGGTCGCGGACCGGCCCGGTCACGGCGGAACTCGTCGCGCTCGGCGTACCGGTGCTCGCCGAGACGCCGCCCGCGGCCGACCTGCCGGGACTGCGCGAGGTGTGGCGCGCGGCCGGCGGCTCTGGACTGGTCCAAGTCGCCGAGCAGTACCCGCTGATGCCGGGGCACGTCGCGCGGCGCGCCGTCGTCGAGGCCGGCGCCGTCGGCGAGGTGACGTCCGTTCAGCTGTCCTCCACGCACTCCTACCACGCGGTGTCCCTGATCAGGCACCTGCTCGGCACCGGCTTCGAACCGGCCACGGTGACCGCGCGGTCCTTCACCGCGCCGCTGGCCGACCCGCTGACCAAGGACGGCTGGTCGGACGACCTGGCGCCGCGCCAGGCCGCCACGACGCTCGCCCTGCTCGACTTCGGGGGCCGCACCGCCCTGTACGACTTCACCGACAACCAGTGGTGGAACCCGTTGCGCGCGCGCCGCATGGTGGTGCGCGGCTCCCTCGGGGAGATCGTCGACGACACCGTGGTGCGCATGGCGGATCCGCGCACGCCCATGACGTCCTCCCTGACCAGGCGGACCACGGGCACGGACCTCAACCTGGAGGGCCGCGAACTGCACCACATATCCTTCGACGGGCGGGTGGTGTACCGCAACGCCTACGTGGGGGCGTCCTTCTCCGAGGACGACCTCGCCGTCGTCGACCTGCTGTGCCGCACGGGCGCGTGGGCGCGCGGGCAGGGCCCGGAGCCCTACCCGCTCGCGGAGGGCTGCCAGGACCACCTGATCGGGCTGGCGATCAGCGAGTCCGCGCGCACCGGCACGCCCGTCACCACCACCAGGGAGCCCTGGGCCTCCTGA
- a CDS encoding iron-siderophore ABC transporter substrate-binding protein — MPSSSTRIRRQALALPAALAALALAVTACSGEEEEDDTSAPAAESGGAFPVTIESALGEAEITEQPERVVTLGQGSAETAIALGHTPVGIESYEWGSDETGYLPWIHEAVTEAGDELPTQFTGGEEIDFDAILELEPDVILAPWSGITQDQYDILSDIAPTVAYPDLAWSTNWDEQIELIATALGQPERSAELIDGIEQQLADAAATRPDYEGVSFSYIYTSGPGTLGVFLPEEQRVEMVSGLGLTVDPVVETFEETEGTDSALIGLENAEQLAESDLIFTFYTDAETRAEIEEQPLYASIPAIERGAVVASDDNAFVTASSIINPLTVPWVIDRYLPLIDEAVATLDG; from the coding sequence ATGCCGTCCAGCTCCACCCGCATACGCCGTCAGGCGCTCGCCCTCCCGGCCGCCCTCGCCGCGCTGGCTCTCGCCGTCACCGCCTGCTCGGGCGAGGAGGAGGAAGACGACACGTCGGCGCCGGCGGCGGAGAGCGGCGGGGCGTTCCCTGTCACCATCGAAAGCGCCCTGGGCGAGGCGGAGATCACCGAGCAGCCCGAACGGGTCGTCACGCTCGGCCAGGGCTCGGCCGAGACGGCCATCGCGCTCGGGCACACCCCGGTGGGCATCGAGAGCTACGAGTGGGGCAGCGACGAGACCGGCTACCTGCCCTGGATCCACGAGGCCGTGACCGAGGCGGGCGACGAGCTGCCGACCCAGTTCACCGGCGGTGAGGAGATCGACTTCGACGCCATCCTCGAACTGGAACCCGACGTCATCCTGGCCCCCTGGTCGGGCATCACCCAGGACCAGTACGACATCCTGTCGGACATCGCGCCCACCGTCGCCTACCCCGACCTGGCGTGGAGCACGAACTGGGACGAGCAGATCGAGCTGATCGCCACCGCGCTCGGCCAGCCGGAGCGCAGCGCCGAGCTGATCGACGGCATCGAGCAGCAGCTCGCCGACGCCGCCGCGACCCGCCCCGACTACGAGGGCGTCAGCTTCTCGTACATCTACACCTCGGGTCCCGGCACGCTGGGCGTCTTCCTCCCCGAGGAGCAGCGCGTCGAGATGGTGAGCGGCCTCGGCCTCACCGTCGACCCGGTGGTCGAGACCTTCGAGGAGACCGAGGGCACCGACTCCGCCCTCATCGGTCTGGAGAACGCCGAGCAGCTCGCCGAGAGCGACCTGATCTTCACGTTCTACACCGACGCCGAGACCCGCGCCGAGATCGAGGAGCAGCCGCTGTACGCCTCGATCCCCGCCATCGAGCGCGGCGCCGTGGTCGCCAGTGACGACAACGCGTTCGTCACCGCCTCCTCGATCATCAACCCGCTGACGGTGCCCTGGGTCATCGACCGCTACCTGCCGCTGATCGACGAGGCCGTCGCCACCCTCGACGGCTGA
- a CDS encoding FecCD family ABC transporter permease gives MATTTATARSGGTARKPAAGAARLVCALLAGLVLLTLAVLASVMFGSRTTSFSEVLDVWNGTADDYVATVVESRYPRTALGVLAGVCLAVAGTLMQGIARNPLADPGLLGINAGAAAAVVTGTAFFGASGQSATVWWAMPGALLVGFLVYAIGSAGSGGAGLVRLVLAGAVVTAVLTAYIQAVALSKPDTFDSYRYWVVGALGGRDFDVLRSVIVFAVAGLVLALLLAPGLNTLALGDESASSLGASPALVRSGGLVAATLLSAAATAAVGPIAFVGLAVPHIVRAFAGVDFRAQIAFSAVVGPTLLLLADVLGRVVMRPQELMVGVVTAFVGAPVLLYAVRRMKEST, from the coding sequence ATGGCCACCACCACCGCAACCGCCCGGTCGGGCGGCACCGCGCGCAAGCCCGCCGCCGGTGCCGCCCGGCTGGTGTGCGCCCTGCTCGCCGGGCTCGTCCTGCTGACCCTCGCCGTGCTCGCCAGCGTCATGTTCGGCAGCCGGACGACCTCCTTCTCCGAGGTGCTCGACGTCTGGAACGGCACCGCGGACGACTACGTCGCGACCGTCGTCGAGAGCCGCTACCCGCGCACCGCCCTCGGCGTCCTCGCCGGGGTCTGCCTCGCCGTCGCCGGCACCCTGATGCAGGGCATCGCCCGCAACCCGCTCGCCGACCCCGGGCTGCTCGGCATCAACGCGGGTGCCGCCGCCGCGGTCGTGACCGGCACCGCGTTCTTCGGCGCCTCGGGGCAGTCGGCGACCGTCTGGTGGGCGATGCCGGGCGCGCTGCTGGTCGGGTTCCTCGTGTACGCCATCGGGTCCGCGGGCTCGGGCGGCGCGGGCCTGGTCAGGCTCGTGCTGGCCGGCGCCGTCGTCACCGCGGTCCTGACCGCCTACATCCAGGCCGTCGCCCTCAGCAAACCCGACACCTTCGACAGCTACCGCTACTGGGTCGTCGGCGCGCTCGGCGGCCGTGACTTCGACGTGCTGCGGTCGGTCATCGTGTTCGCCGTGGCCGGTCTCGTGCTCGCCCTGCTCCTCGCGCCGGGACTCAACACCCTGGCCCTGGGCGACGAGTCGGCCTCCTCGCTCGGGGCGAGTCCCGCGCTGGTCCGCTCGGGCGGCCTCGTCGCGGCCACCCTGCTCAGTGCCGCCGCCACCGCGGCCGTGGGCCCGATCGCGTTCGTCGGCCTGGCCGTCCCGCACATCGTGCGGGCCTTCGCCGGCGTCGACTTCCGGGCGCAGATCGCGTTCTCTGCCGTCGTCGGCCCCACCCTGCTGCTGCTCGCGGACGTGCTGGGCCGCGTCGTGATGCGCCCGCAGGAACTGATGGTCGGGGTCGTCACCGCCTTCGTCGGCGCCCCCGTCCTGCTGTACGCCGTGCGGCGGATGAAGGAGAGCACATGA
- a CDS encoding FecCD family ABC transporter permease: MTRARAATPAAPPRRVLTAGRAVAVPVNVPAVVVGLLTVLLLAVAAVATLALGRLGIPPGDLPGALFGGADGKEEFVLERLRGPRLVVAVATGAALGLSGALFQSVTRNPLGSPDVIGLGAGAGAGAAIAALLFPGTVPVPVGAVAGAALAVALVYVSTGTGFRSPGRLIIAGIGVAAMAAAVTQYVVYAVERDRATALTAYLNGSLAAKAWDDAVTIWVVLLVVAPLAALLAGRLHAAEMGDEMAAALGADPQRTRAFAVVLSLVLSAGAVSVAGPIAFVALTAPQIARRLTRGSGPHLTLAALIGALLLVLADLAAQQLPIAENLPVGIYTLAFGGVYLGYLLTREWRKGSL, translated from the coding sequence ATGACACGGGCCAGGGCCGCGACCCCGGCCGCGCCACCGCGCCGGGTGCTGACCGCGGGCCGCGCGGTGGCCGTTCCCGTCAACGTCCCCGCCGTCGTCGTCGGCCTGCTCACCGTGCTGCTGCTCGCGGTCGCGGCCGTCGCCACCCTGGCCCTCGGCCGGCTCGGCATCCCGCCGGGCGACCTCCCGGGCGCACTCTTCGGCGGCGCGGACGGCAAGGAGGAGTTCGTGCTCGAACGCCTCCGCGGGCCCCGGCTCGTCGTCGCCGTCGCCACCGGCGCGGCGCTCGGCCTGTCGGGCGCGCTGTTCCAGTCCGTCACCCGCAACCCGCTCGGCAGTCCCGACGTCATCGGGCTCGGCGCGGGCGCCGGCGCGGGCGCGGCCATCGCGGCGCTGCTGTTTCCCGGGACCGTGCCCGTGCCCGTCGGGGCCGTCGCCGGAGCGGCCCTGGCCGTGGCGCTGGTCTACGTGTCCACGGGCACCGGGTTCCGCAGCCCCGGGCGGCTCATCATCGCGGGCATCGGCGTGGCCGCCATGGCCGCGGCCGTGACCCAGTACGTCGTGTACGCCGTGGAACGGGACCGGGCGACCGCGCTGACCGCCTACCTCAACGGCAGCCTCGCCGCGAAGGCGTGGGACGACGCGGTCACCATCTGGGTCGTGCTGCTCGTCGTCGCGCCGCTGGCCGCCCTCCTCGCGGGGCGCCTGCACGCTGCCGAGATGGGCGACGAGATGGCCGCCGCGCTCGGCGCGGACCCGCAGCGCACCCGGGCCTTCGCGGTCGTCCTCTCGCTCGTGCTGTCGGCCGGCGCGGTCAGCGTGGCAGGACCGATCGCGTTCGTCGCGCTGACCGCCCCGCAGATCGCGCGGCGCCTGACGCGCGGTTCCGGCCCCCATCTCACCCTCGCCGCCCTCATCGGCGCGCTGCTGCTGGTGCTCGCCGACCTCGCCGCGCAGCAACTCCCGATCGCGGAGAATCTCCCCGTCGGCATCTACACGCTGGCGTTCGGCGGCGTCTACCTCGGATACCTGCTGACGCGCGAATGGCGAAAGGGAAGTCTGTGA
- a CDS encoding ABC transporter ATP-binding protein, giving the protein MAKGKSVSTEAAPRRASLAARDVTLSYGGTPVVRELSLDIPPGELTMIIGPNGCGKSTLVKAFARVLKPESGRVLLDGADVRSLRGKDVARQVALLPQSPLAPEGITVRGLVRRGRYPHHTLLRQWSPQDETAIAQALERTGLTELADASAAELSGGQRQRAWIAMVLAQQTELLLLDEPTTFLDIAHQYELLELCAELHREGRTVVAVLHDLNQAARFATHLVVMHAGRVVAQGPPAEVLTAALVREVFGLACDIVPDPQTLTPMVVPHARHPRVGVSGAQGAPGRVAP; this is encoded by the coding sequence ATGGCGAAAGGGAAGTCTGTGAGCACCGAAGCCGCGCCGCGCCGCGCGAGCCTGGCCGCCAGGGACGTGACGCTCTCCTACGGCGGGACGCCCGTCGTGCGCGAGCTGAGCCTCGACATCCCGCCCGGTGAGCTCACGATGATCATCGGGCCGAACGGGTGCGGCAAGTCGACCCTCGTGAAAGCGTTCGCCCGCGTCCTGAAGCCGGAGAGCGGGCGCGTGCTGCTGGACGGCGCCGACGTCCGCTCGCTGCGCGGCAAGGACGTCGCCCGGCAGGTCGCGCTCCTTCCGCAGAGCCCGCTGGCCCCCGAGGGCATCACGGTGCGCGGGCTCGTCCGCCGCGGCCGGTACCCGCACCACACGCTGCTGCGGCAGTGGTCGCCGCAGGACGAGACGGCCATCGCCCAGGCGCTGGAGCGCACCGGGCTCACGGAACTCGCCGACGCCTCCGCCGCGGAACTCTCCGGCGGGCAGCGCCAGCGGGCGTGGATCGCCATGGTGCTGGCGCAGCAGACGGAGCTGCTGCTGCTTGACGAGCCGACCACGTTCCTCGACATCGCGCACCAGTACGAGCTGCTTGAGCTGTGCGCCGAACTGCACCGCGAGGGCCGGACGGTCGTCGCCGTGCTGCACGACCTGAACCAGGCCGCGCGTTTCGCCACCCACCTGGTGGTGATGCACGCCGGACGCGTCGTCGCCCAGGGGCCGCCGGCCGAGGTGCTGACGGCCGCGCTCGTGCGGGAGGTGTTCGGCCTCGCGTGCGACATCGTGCCCGACCCGCAGACGCTGACCCCGATGGTGGTGCCGCACGCGCGCCACCCCCGCGTCGGCGTCTCCGGTGCGCAGGGCGCGCCGGGCCGCGTCGCCCCCTGA
- a CDS encoding DUF1648 domain-containing protein — protein MRRGPKADGRSGERSRPAGAEAERRLPWGWLAPSVLLLCGMAVWGVLRYQDLPDRVPQHIGPGGVDAWADKTVLSAFIPVWVYAGLTLALAGCVALTARTTPRDELPESADRWSAAMAAMSNRPASRASARRLAKALLQTNAVLGVALLPLAWLQWRGVEATDVPGWVLPVTLGLILLSTAPVAVARWHDHGERKRSAAGPEQRTGARRTAGG, from the coding sequence ATGCGGCGCGGGCCGAAGGCGGATGGCCGGAGCGGGGAGCGGTCCCGGCCGGCGGGGGCGGAAGCGGAACGCCGGCTGCCCTGGGGGTGGCTGGCCCCCAGCGTGCTGCTGCTGTGCGGCATGGCGGTGTGGGGCGTGCTGCGCTACCAGGACCTGCCCGACCGGGTGCCCCAGCACATCGGGCCGGGCGGCGTGGACGCCTGGGCCGACAAGACCGTGCTGTCGGCGTTCATCCCCGTCTGGGTCTACGCGGGGCTCACCCTGGCCCTCGCCGGGTGCGTCGCGCTGACCGCCCGCACCACGCCGCGCGACGAGCTGCCGGAATCGGCGGACCGCTGGTCCGCGGCCATGGCGGCCATGAGCAACCGCCCGGCGAGCAGGGCCTCGGCCCGCCGCCTGGCCAAAGCCCTGTTGCAGACCAACGCCGTGCTGGGCGTGGCGCTGCTCCCGCTCGCCTGGCTCCAGTGGCGCGGCGTCGAGGCCACCGACGTGCCCGGCTGGGTGCTGCCCGTCACCCTCGGCCTCATCCTGCTCTCCACGGCCCCGGTCGCCGTGGCGCGGTGGCACGACCACGGCGAGAGGAAACGGTCCGCCGCCGGACCGGAGCAGCGGACCGGCGCCCGCCGCACGGCCGGGGGCTGA
- a CDS encoding GntR family transcriptional regulator: MATRPQRQVLAEVAYELIRRRLVDHEIPPGSRMNINTLAAELDVSPTPLREALARLEAEGLVVKRSLAGYAAAPLLGPRDLDELFDVRLLLEPAVAARAADRTAPGDLVRLAGTLAETEAARDDGSRESMLVYLRNDAAFHDGIAALGGNALLRTTLCRLHAHAHQYRLFFRAGMARATLVEHERILQALRERDADTAAARMRTHLRRARERLAGAVGDDHARTGA, from the coding sequence ATGGCGACCAGGCCGCAGCGGCAGGTGCTCGCGGAGGTGGCGTACGAACTGATCCGCCGGCGCCTGGTGGATCACGAGATCCCACCCGGTTCGCGGATGAACATCAACACCCTCGCCGCCGAACTCGACGTCTCCCCGACCCCGTTGCGCGAGGCCCTGGCCAGACTCGAAGCCGAGGGGCTGGTCGTCAAGCGCTCCCTCGCCGGGTACGCGGCGGCTCCTCTGCTCGGGCCCCGCGATCTCGACGAGCTGTTCGACGTCCGGCTGCTCCTCGAACCCGCGGTCGCCGCCCGCGCGGCCGACCGCACGGCGCCCGGCGACCTCGTCCGGCTCGCCGGCACCCTCGCCGAGACGGAGGCGGCCAGGGACGACGGCAGCCGCGAGTCGATGCTCGTCTACCTGCGCAACGACGCGGCGTTCCACGACGGGATCGCGGCCCTGGGCGGCAACGCGCTGCTGCGCACCACGCTGTGCCGCCTGCACGCGCACGCCCACCAGTACCGGTTGTTCTTCCGGGCGGGCATGGCGCGCGCGACCCTGGTCGAACACGAGCGCATTCTCCAGGCGTTGCGCGAGCGGGACGCCGACACGGCGGCGGCCCGCATGCGCACCCACCTGCGCCGCGCCCGCGAGCGGCTGGCCGGCGCGGTGGGGGACGACCACGCGCGGACGGGCGCCTGA
- a CDS encoding arabinan endo-1,5-alpha-L-arabinosidase codes for MSGPNGHRTPGRPRRLSRLIGCLLAVFALAVTAPAGAAGLPRAEDGIDAAAYPNPGLVTGDIGVHDPTFVKRPSGDYLVAHTGDNIALKTSTDRTAFRNAGSVFPGGAPWTTEYTGGSRNLWAPDLSYHNGQYYLYYSASTFGSNHSAIFLATSPSGNAGTWTNRGLVIESSRSDNHNAIDPHLLVDDDGRWWLSFGSFWSGLKLVELNPATGKPAGGPLHSIAGRGGGAIEAPTIFKRGGYYYLFVSFDSCCQGADSTYRVMVGRSTNVTGPYRDRNGVAMTSGGGTEILAGHGNINGPGHQDVFADADSDILAYHYYANDGRSLLGINWLGWDASGWPYVH; via the coding sequence ATGAGCGGACCGAACGGACATCGCACACCGGGCAGGCCCCGGCGCCTCTCCCGGCTGATCGGCTGCCTGCTGGCCGTCTTCGCGCTCGCCGTGACGGCACCGGCCGGCGCGGCCGGGCTGCCGCGCGCCGAGGACGGGATCGACGCCGCCGCCTACCCGAACCCCGGGCTTGTCACCGGCGACATCGGCGTGCACGACCCCACGTTCGTCAAACGGCCCTCGGGCGACTACCTGGTCGCGCACACCGGGGACAACATCGCCCTGAAGACGTCGACCGACAGGACGGCGTTCCGCAACGCGGGCAGCGTCTTCCCCGGCGGCGCGCCGTGGACGACGGAGTACACCGGAGGCAGCCGCAACCTGTGGGCGCCGGACCTCTCGTACCACAACGGGCAGTACTACCTGTACTACTCGGCCTCCACCTTCGGCTCCAACCACTCGGCGATCTTCCTGGCGACCAGCCCGAGCGGCAACGCGGGGACGTGGACCAACAGGGGCCTGGTGATCGAGTCCTCGCGGTCGGACAACCACAACGCCATCGACCCGCACCTGCTCGTGGACGACGACGGGCGCTGGTGGCTGTCGTTCGGCTCCTTCTGGTCGGGCCTGAAGCTCGTGGAACTGAACCCGGCGACGGGGAAGCCCGCCGGCGGCCCCCTGCACTCCATCGCCGGGCGCGGCGGCGGCGCGATCGAGGCGCCGACCATCTTCAAACGCGGCGGCTACTACTACCTGTTCGTGTCGTTCGACTCGTGCTGCCAGGGCGCGGACAGCACCTACCGCGTGATGGTGGGCAGGTCCACGAACGTGACCGGCCCCTACCGCGACCGGAACGGGGTGGCGATGACCTCGGGCGGCGGCACGGAGATCCTGGCCGGGCACGGGAACATCAACGGCCCAGGGCACCAGGACGTGTTCGCCGACGCCGACAGCGACATCCTGGCCTACCACTACTACGCGAACGACGGCAGGTCGCTGCTCGGCATCAACTGGCTCGGCTGGGACGCGAGCGGCTGGCCCTACGTGCACTGA
- a CDS encoding sodium:calcium antiporter, with translation MPDVLTGQWPLSWSIALFVLAGALTVVGSVRLAALGDVLADRTGQGEAVFGAVFFGLVTSLSGIVMTAVTAAADHPDLAYSNAVGGIAAQTLAIAAADAAYRRVNLEHAAASLPNLLFGCLLIGLLGIALMAAFSPDVTVLGLHPASFAMVAFYWGGIRLISDRPRPMWVAVRTVETVPDEPEAAEDGHTRRTGALWAEFLGIALVVVIGGWVIARAAETLVSSTGLSAGFVGAVLMGVVNALPETVTAIAAVRRGAVTLAIAAVIGGNCLDVLNLVIGDLVYGGGSLFHAAGRDELFLTSAALVMTGVLLGGLLVRQERGWWRLGFDGVLLITVYAGTVAVLAF, from the coding sequence GTGCCCGATGTTCTCACCGGTCAGTGGCCACTGAGCTGGAGCATCGCCCTCTTCGTACTCGCGGGGGCCCTGACGGTGGTGGGCAGCGTCAGGCTGGCCGCACTCGGCGATGTGCTCGCCGACCGCACGGGCCAGGGCGAGGCCGTGTTCGGCGCCGTCTTCTTCGGCCTCGTGACCTCGCTGTCCGGCATCGTCATGACGGCGGTCACCGCCGCAGCCGACCACCCCGACCTGGCCTACAGCAACGCCGTCGGCGGCATCGCCGCCCAGACCCTGGCCATCGCCGCGGCCGACGCCGCCTACCGCCGCGTCAACCTGGAGCACGCCGCGGCCTCGCTGCCCAACCTCCTCTTCGGCTGCCTGCTGATCGGCCTGCTCGGCATCGCCCTGATGGCGGCGTTCAGCCCGGACGTCACGGTGCTCGGCCTGCACCCGGCGTCGTTCGCCATGGTCGCCTTCTACTGGGGCGGCATCCGGCTCATCAGCGACCGGCCGCGCCCGATGTGGGTGGCCGTGCGCACCGTGGAGACCGTGCCGGACGAGCCCGAGGCGGCCGAGGACGGGCACACCCGCCGCACCGGCGCCCTGTGGGCCGAGTTCCTCGGCATCGCGCTGGTCGTGGTCATCGGCGGCTGGGTCATCGCCCGCGCGGCCGAGACCCTGGTGTCGAGCACCGGGCTGAGCGCGGGGTTCGTCGGCGCCGTGCTCATGGGCGTCGTGAACGCCCTGCCCGAGACGGTGACCGCGATCGCCGCGGTGCGCCGGGGCGCGGTCACGCTGGCCATCGCGGCGGTCATCGGCGGCAACTGCCTCGACGTGCTCAACCTGGTGATCGGCGACCTGGTCTACGGGGGCGGCTCCCTGTTCCACGCCGCGGGCCGGGACGAGCTGTTCCTGACCTCGGCCGCCCTGGTCATGACGGGCGTCCTGCTGGGCGGCCTCCTCGTGCGGCAGGAGCGCGGCTGGTGGCGGCTCGGATTCGACGGCGTGCTGCTCATCACCGTCTACGCCGGCACCGTCGCGGTCCTCGCGTTCTGA